Proteins encoded within one genomic window of Mycolicibacterium monacense:
- a CDS encoding nuclear transport factor 2 family protein: MPEPLTPPFTRDTAIAKVRAGEDLWNTRDPARVALGYTTDSRWRNRSTFLRGREEIVEFLTDKWARELEYRLIKELWAFGDDRIAVRFAYEFHDDAGRWFRAYGNENWEFTSDGLMKTRHASINDVPIGEADRLFGWDRSGPRPQDHPGLSDLGL, encoded by the coding sequence ATGCCTGAGCCGTTGACGCCGCCGTTCACGCGTGACACCGCGATCGCCAAAGTGCGTGCCGGCGAAGACCTCTGGAACACCCGCGACCCCGCGCGGGTGGCGCTGGGTTACACAACGGACAGCCGCTGGCGCAACCGTTCCACCTTCCTGCGTGGTCGCGAGGAGATCGTCGAGTTCCTCACCGACAAGTGGGCCAGGGAACTGGAATACCGGCTCATCAAGGAACTCTGGGCCTTCGGCGACGACCGTATCGCCGTGCGGTTCGCCTATGAGTTCCACGACGACGCGGGGCGGTGGTTCCGTGCCTACGGCAACGAGAACTGGGAGTTCACCTCCGACGGGTTGATGAAGACGCGGCACGCCAGCATCAACGACGTCCCGATCGGCGAGGCCGATCGCCTGTTCGGATGGGACCGCAGCGGCCCACGGCCGCAGGATCACCCCGGGCTCAGCGATCTGGGGTTGTGA
- a CDS encoding cutinase family protein: MNVVATRNAVRRILGVTGAGMALTWAVVAGGPAPVASAQPCPDVEVIFARGTAEPPGVGGTGQAFVDSLRSQLGWRTLGVYAVNYPASGAFTSPDFPRTVVDGIRDATNRVQVMSVICPNTRLVLGGFSQGAMVSGLVTGDAVPQGATPAPMPPALAPDVADNVAAVVLLGKPSGPFLQKYAMPPVVTGPLYAARTIELCAAGDPVCGPGGSTTAHASYPVNGMVNQGAGFAATHL, from the coding sequence ATGAACGTCGTCGCAACGCGGAACGCGGTGCGCAGGATTCTTGGGGTGACCGGGGCGGGGATGGCCCTGACGTGGGCCGTTGTGGCCGGCGGGCCGGCCCCGGTGGCATCGGCGCAGCCGTGCCCGGACGTCGAGGTGATCTTCGCGCGGGGCACCGCCGAACCGCCGGGGGTCGGCGGGACCGGGCAGGCCTTCGTCGACTCGCTGCGCTCACAGCTCGGATGGCGGACGCTCGGGGTGTACGCCGTCAACTATCCGGCCAGCGGGGCGTTCACCAGCCCGGACTTTCCCAGGACCGTCGTCGACGGCATCCGGGATGCGACGAATCGGGTGCAGGTGATGTCGGTGATCTGCCCCAACACCCGGTTGGTGCTCGGCGGGTTCTCCCAGGGCGCGATGGTGTCCGGATTGGTGACCGGCGACGCGGTGCCCCAGGGGGCCACGCCCGCCCCGATGCCGCCGGCGCTGGCCCCGGACGTCGCCGACAACGTCGCCGCGGTGGTGCTGCTCGGCAAACCGTCGGGACCGTTCCTGCAGAAGTACGCGATGCCACCGGTGGTGACCGGGCCGCTGTACGCGGCCAGGACCATCGAACTGTGCGCGGCGGGCGATCCGGTCTGCGGACCGGGTGGCAGCACCACCGCGCACGCGTCGTATCCGGTGAACGGCATGGTCAATCAGGGGGCGGGGTTCGCGGCCACGCACCTGTGA
- a CDS encoding DUF3159 domain-containing protein — MSESAPPLQNLLARAGGIRGLVSTALPVAAFAPTSALFGLVPAIVAALTAAAVVLVWQLARGESTRPAVLGFAAVGLCAAVAWITGRSKDFYLPGIWMYLGLAVVFTLSVVIRRPAVGVVWAWFTGRDGSWRRVRRVRRIFDGATLMMAAVSWTRFLVQYHLYDSDREALLAVARIAMGWQVFVVTTTVIYLSIRAANRALTVSET; from the coding sequence ATGTCGGAATCGGCACCCCCGCTGCAGAACCTGCTCGCCCGCGCCGGCGGAATCCGGGGACTGGTCTCCACCGCGTTGCCGGTCGCCGCCTTCGCCCCGACGTCGGCGCTCTTCGGGCTGGTACCGGCGATCGTCGCGGCGCTCACCGCGGCCGCCGTCGTCCTGGTGTGGCAGCTGGCGCGCGGGGAGTCCACCCGGCCCGCGGTCCTCGGCTTCGCCGCGGTGGGGCTGTGCGCGGCCGTCGCGTGGATCACCGGCAGGAGCAAGGATTTCTACCTGCCCGGCATCTGGATGTACCTCGGCCTGGCGGTGGTGTTCACGCTGTCGGTGGTGATCCGGCGGCCCGCGGTCGGCGTGGTGTGGGCCTGGTTCACCGGCCGGGACGGTTCATGGCGACGGGTGCGTCGGGTGCGGCGCATCTTCGACGGCGCCACACTGATGATGGCCGCGGTGTCCTGGACGCGCTTCCTCGTGCAGTACCACCTCTACGACAGCGACCGGGAGGCGTTGCTGGCGGTCGCGCGGATCGCGATGGGCTGGCAGGTGTTCGTGGTGACGACCACGGTGATCTACCTGTCGATCCGCGCTGCCAACCGGGCGCTGACGGTCTCGGAGACCTAA
- a CDS encoding SDR family oxidoreductase, translated as MSRVSVITGGAGGMGLATARIVGGDHTVVLCDVRKERLDAAVATLHDLGITPTAVHCDVTERDAVEALFDTAASLGPIVSVIHTAGVSPSMGDAEYVMRTNAIGTVNVNEVFSSRAGEGAAIVNLASMAAHLLPEEIVPTGQFPRALDDQDAFMADMLAACAVVPEEAQSGYAYALSKNFVKWYSSAQAERFNARGLRIVSVSPGSIDTEMGRLEEQAGAGAMVADAAVPRWGKPEEMAELLAFCAGDRAGYLTGTDILNDGGVVASMRERARVAADNA; from the coding sequence ATGAGTCGAGTCTCGGTGATCACAGGTGGTGCGGGCGGGATGGGTCTGGCGACGGCGCGGATCGTCGGCGGCGACCATACGGTGGTGCTCTGCGACGTCCGCAAGGAGCGCCTCGACGCCGCCGTCGCGACGCTGCACGACCTCGGGATCACGCCCACGGCGGTCCACTGCGATGTGACCGAGCGCGATGCCGTCGAGGCGTTGTTCGACACCGCGGCGAGCCTGGGGCCGATCGTCTCGGTCATCCACACCGCCGGGGTCAGCCCCAGCATGGGCGACGCGGAATACGTCATGCGCACCAATGCGATCGGCACGGTCAACGTCAACGAGGTCTTCTCCAGCAGGGCAGGCGAAGGCGCAGCGATCGTCAACCTGGCCTCGATGGCGGCACACCTGCTGCCCGAGGAGATCGTCCCGACCGGACAGTTCCCCCGCGCCCTCGACGACCAGGACGCGTTCATGGCCGACATGCTGGCGGCCTGCGCAGTGGTCCCCGAGGAGGCGCAGTCCGGTTACGCCTACGCGCTGAGCAAGAACTTCGTCAAGTGGTACAGCAGCGCGCAGGCCGAGCGGTTCAACGCCCGCGGGCTGCGCATCGTCTCGGTGTCACCGGGTTCGATCGACACCGAGATGGGCCGGTTGGAGGAACAGGCCGGCGCCGGGGCGATGGTCGCCGACGCCGCGGTGCCGCGATGGGGCAAACCGGAGGAGATGGCCGAACTGCTGGCCTTCTGCGCCGGTGACCGGGCCGGCTACCTCACCGGCACCGACATCCTCAACGACGGCGGAGTTGTCGCCTCGATGCGGGAACGCGCCCGGGTCGCCGCCGACAATGCCTGA
- a CDS encoding DNA polymerase domain-containing protein yields MSAGESRAGVALTNLDQPLSPDAGATKRDLVDYLDAVADRIVPGLAGRPLTVLRVLRGQAPFMQKNAPKYTPEWVKTVAIWAESSHREVRYPLCDDRRTLLWLANQRAVEYHPTLGLAENIYRPTHLVLDLDPPTETDFAAVVDVAQLVRQALADSGLAGAVKTSGAKGLHVFVPVDDSAPVEDVAAATRALAARAEALDPSIATTAFIVEDRHSKVFVDSTRAGGATVAAAYSPRLRPGTPVSFPLDWSELSAVTPGDFTVHTAVEALDGRDPWAESMPAPQRLPDELIEHGRTIPVARVAAMHEGKRRAKARRTGGA; encoded by the coding sequence GTGAGCGCCGGGGAGAGCCGCGCCGGGGTGGCCCTGACCAATCTCGACCAACCGCTGAGCCCGGATGCCGGGGCGACCAAACGCGACCTCGTCGACTACCTCGATGCGGTGGCCGACCGGATCGTGCCCGGCCTGGCCGGGCGTCCCCTCACGGTCCTGCGGGTGCTGCGCGGGCAGGCGCCGTTCATGCAGAAGAACGCGCCGAAGTACACCCCGGAGTGGGTGAAGACCGTCGCGATCTGGGCGGAGAGCTCACACCGGGAGGTGCGGTATCCGCTGTGCGACGACCGCCGCACCCTGCTGTGGCTGGCGAATCAGCGTGCGGTCGAGTACCACCCGACGCTCGGTCTGGCCGAGAACATCTACCGGCCCACCCACCTGGTGCTCGATCTGGATCCGCCGACGGAGACCGATTTCGCGGCGGTCGTCGACGTCGCGCAGTTGGTCCGGCAGGCGCTCGCCGACAGCGGACTCGCGGGTGCGGTCAAGACGAGCGGGGCCAAGGGTCTGCACGTCTTCGTACCGGTCGACGACAGCGCACCGGTCGAGGACGTCGCCGCCGCGACGCGGGCGCTGGCGGCGCGTGCGGAAGCCCTCGACCCGTCGATCGCCACCACGGCGTTCATCGTCGAGGACCGCCACAGCAAGGTCTTCGTCGATTCGACGCGGGCCGGCGGTGCCACCGTCGCGGCGGCCTACAGCCCGCGGTTGCGGCCGGGCACTCCGGTGTCGTTTCCCCTCGACTGGTCGGAGCTGTCCGCGGTCACGCCGGGGGACTTCACCGTGCACACCGCCGTCGAAGCGCTCGACGGCCGCGATCCGTGGGCCGAGTCGATGCCTGCCCCGCAGCGGTTGCCCGACGAGCTCATCGAACACGGCCGCACCATCCCCGTCGCCCGGGTGGCCGCGATGCACGAAGGCAAGCGCCGCGCCAAGGCCCGCCGCACCGGCGGTGCGTGA
- the fdh gene encoding formate dehydrogenase, translating to MDFRKRIESWPVYRQLTGDDALGRGKAAQSKRSLTLTPRTADADHVAHSVCPFCAVGCAQKVYVKDEKVVQIEGNPDSPISRGRLCPKGSASKQLVTGPQRLTKVRYRPPYATEWQDLDLDTAMDMVADRLLDAREKGWQQFDADRNTLRRTMGIASLGGATLDNEENYLIKKLFTALGALQIENQARIUHSATVPGLGASFGRGGATDYQQDLVNSDFIVIMGSNMAEAHPVGFQWVVEAKARGTDVVHIDPRFTRTSALADRYVSLRAGSDIALLGGVINYILSNELDFREYVTAYTNASFIVDERFSDAEDLDGLFSGYDDATASYDPSTWQYQTTDPEEGGAEAKEQSSGDRSGSGGPPVEGGAGDIPRDPTLQDPRCVYQILKRHYARYTPEMVERVCGVPAEQFLEVARKWAENSGRERTAALVYSVGWTQHTMGAQFIRAGAIIQLLLGNIGRPGGGVFALRGHASIQGSTDVPTLFNLLPGYLAMPHAGQETLADYLDDIKSRNQKGFWFNADAYMVSLLKEYWGEHARADNDFCFDYLPRISGDHGTYRTVMDMVDGKVFGYFLLGQNPAVGSAHGRLQRLGMANLDWLVVRDLVEIESATFWKSGPEVETGEITPQTCRTEVFLFPAASHVEKAGTFTQTQRMLQWREKAVEPPGDARSELWFFYHLGRILREKLAGSTDERNRPLLELSWDYVMDGDEPSGEDVLRRISGVDLTTGRAVDDYMSLRADGTTMSGCWIYSGVYADEVNQAARRKPHDQQGPYENEWGWTWPMNRRVLYNRASADPQGRPWSERKKLVWWDTEKQEWTGYDVPDFEKHKPPDYRPAPGAVGVEALHGDDPFIMQADGKAWLFAPNGLADGPLPTHYEPHESPVRNPLYAQQGNPARKVYGRADNPSNPSPPELHGEVFPYVFTAARLTEHHTAGGMSRQLPYLAELQPGLFVEVSPQLAAERGLTHMEWAHVITSRAAVDARVFVTDRMRPLRIDDHVVHQIWMPYHWGNAGLIDGDVVNDLLGVVADPNVFIQESKVATCDIQPGRRPRGPALLEYIAMYRDRARITVDTGTDLDTTKRSTEHTEET from the coding sequence GTGGACTTCAGGAAGCGGATCGAGTCGTGGCCGGTGTACCGGCAGCTCACCGGCGACGACGCATTGGGCCGAGGTAAGGCCGCCCAGTCGAAGCGCTCCCTGACCCTGACGCCCCGCACCGCCGACGCCGACCACGTCGCCCACTCCGTGTGCCCGTTCTGCGCGGTCGGCTGCGCGCAGAAGGTGTACGTCAAGGACGAGAAGGTCGTCCAGATCGAGGGCAATCCGGACAGCCCGATATCCCGGGGCCGCCTGTGCCCCAAGGGTTCTGCGAGCAAGCAACTGGTCACCGGTCCGCAACGGCTGACCAAGGTGCGCTACCGGCCGCCGTACGCCACCGAATGGCAGGACCTCGACCTCGACACGGCGATGGACATGGTCGCCGACCGCCTGCTCGACGCGCGCGAGAAGGGCTGGCAGCAGTTCGACGCCGACCGCAACACCCTGCGCCGCACCATGGGGATCGCCAGCCTGGGCGGTGCGACGCTCGACAACGAAGAGAACTACCTGATCAAGAAGCTCTTCACCGCCCTGGGTGCGTTACAGATCGAGAACCAGGCGCGTATTTGACACAGCGCCACGGTTCCCGGTCTGGGGGCCTCCTTCGGTCGCGGCGGGGCGACGGACTACCAGCAGGACCTCGTCAACTCGGACTTCATCGTCATCATGGGGTCCAACATGGCCGAGGCACATCCGGTCGGATTCCAGTGGGTGGTCGAGGCGAAGGCGCGCGGCACCGACGTGGTGCACATCGACCCGCGGTTCACCCGCACCAGCGCACTGGCCGACCGGTACGTATCGCTGCGCGCCGGTAGCGATATCGCCCTCCTCGGCGGGGTGATCAACTACATCCTGAGCAACGAGCTGGACTTCCGGGAGTACGTGACCGCGTACACCAACGCATCGTTCATCGTCGACGAACGGTTCAGCGACGCCGAGGATCTCGACGGTCTGTTCTCCGGCTACGACGACGCGACCGCCTCCTACGATCCGTCGACGTGGCAGTACCAGACCACCGATCCCGAGGAGGGCGGCGCCGAGGCCAAGGAGCAGAGCTCGGGCGACCGCTCCGGGTCCGGCGGTCCGCCGGTCGAGGGCGGTGCGGGTGACATCCCCAGGGACCCGACGCTGCAGGACCCGCGCTGCGTCTACCAGATCCTCAAACGGCACTACGCCCGCTACACCCCGGAGATGGTCGAGCGGGTGTGCGGGGTGCCCGCCGAACAGTTCCTCGAGGTGGCCCGCAAGTGGGCCGAGAACTCCGGGCGGGAGCGGACCGCCGCATTGGTCTACAGCGTCGGGTGGACCCAGCACACGATGGGCGCGCAGTTCATCCGCGCCGGCGCGATCATCCAGCTGCTGCTCGGCAACATCGGCCGCCCCGGCGGCGGGGTGTTCGCACTGCGCGGCCACGCCAGCATCCAGGGCTCGACCGACGTGCCGACGCTGTTCAACCTGCTGCCCGGCTACCTGGCGATGCCCCACGCGGGCCAGGAGACGCTGGCCGACTACCTCGACGACATCAAGAGCCGCAACCAGAAGGGCTTCTGGTTCAACGCCGATGCGTACATGGTGTCGCTGCTCAAGGAGTACTGGGGCGAGCACGCACGGGCGGACAACGACTTCTGCTTCGACTACCTGCCGCGCATCAGCGGCGACCACGGCACCTACCGCACGGTGATGGACATGGTCGACGGGAAGGTGTTCGGTTACTTCCTGCTCGGCCAGAACCCGGCGGTCGGGTCGGCGCACGGCCGTCTGCAGCGCCTGGGCATGGCCAACCTGGACTGGTTGGTGGTCCGCGACCTCGTCGAGATCGAGAGCGCCACCTTCTGGAAGTCGGGCCCCGAGGTCGAGACGGGTGAGATCACCCCGCAGACGTGCCGGACGGAGGTGTTCCTCTTCCCGGCCGCCTCGCATGTGGAGAAGGCGGGCACGTTCACGCAGACGCAACGGATGCTGCAGTGGCGGGAGAAGGCCGTCGAGCCGCCGGGCGACGCCCGCTCGGAACTGTGGTTCTTCTACCACCTGGGCCGCATCCTGCGGGAGAAGCTGGCCGGCTCCACCGACGAGCGTAACCGTCCGCTGCTCGAATTGTCCTGGGACTACGTGATGGACGGCGACGAACCGTCGGGTGAGGACGTACTGCGGCGGATCAGCGGTGTCGACCTCACGACCGGCCGCGCGGTGGACGACTACATGTCGCTCAGGGCCGACGGCACCACCATGTCCGGCTGCTGGATCTACAGCGGCGTGTACGCCGACGAGGTCAACCAGGCGGCGCGCCGCAAACCGCACGACCAGCAGGGGCCCTACGAGAACGAGTGGGGCTGGACGTGGCCGATGAACCGCCGCGTCCTGTACAACCGGGCCTCGGCGGATCCGCAGGGCCGGCCGTGGAGTGAGCGCAAGAAGCTGGTGTGGTGGGACACCGAGAAACAGGAGTGGACGGGGTACGACGTCCCCGACTTCGAGAAGCACAAGCCGCCGGACTACCGGCCCGCCCCGGGTGCGGTGGGCGTCGAGGCGCTGCACGGGGACGACCCGTTCATCATGCAGGCCGACGGTAAGGCATGGCTGTTCGCGCCGAACGGTCTCGCGGACGGTCCGCTACCCACACACTACGAACCGCACGAATCGCCGGTGCGCAACCCGCTGTACGCGCAGCAGGGCAATCCGGCTCGCAAAGTGTATGGACGAGCGGACAATCCGTCGAACCCGTCGCCGCCGGAACTGCACGGTGAGGTGTTCCCGTACGTGTTCACCGCCGCGCGGCTGACCGAACACCACACCGCGGGCGGGATGAGCCGGCAGCTGCCCTATCTGGCCGAGCTGCAGCCCGGGCTGTTCGTGGAGGTCTCCCCGCAGCTGGCGGCCGAACGCGGGCTGACCCACATGGAATGGGCGCACGTGATCACCAGCCGGGCGGCGGTGGACGCCCGGGTGTTCGTCACCGACCGGATGCGGCCGCTGCGGATCGACGACCATGTGGTGCACCAGATCTGGATGCCCTACCACTGGGGTAACGCCGGGCTGATCGACGGTGACGTGGTCAACGACCTGCTCGGCGTGGTCGCCGACCCGAACGTGTTCATCCAGGAGAGCAAGGTCGCGACGTGTGACATCCAGCCGGGCAGGCGCCCCCGCGGACCGGCGCTGCTCGAGTACATCGCGATGTACCGCGATCGGGCCCGCATCACCGTCGACACCGGGACCGACCTCGACACGACGAAACGGTCGACCGAACACACCGAGGAAACGTGA
- a CDS encoding CobW family GTP-binding protein, which produces MSAIPVIALTGYLGAGKTSLLNHVLRAPDARVGVVINDFGELNVDAALVTGQVDEPASIAGGCICCLPDEGGLDAALEKLADPKLGLDAIIVEASGLADPVAVSRIIRFSGVDRVRPGGVVDVIDAAMHFDTVDRGGAPPARYAAASLVVVNKLDQIPDDDRAAALERIESRVRERHPEAHIVGAVGGRVDPALLYDVADTELATGQLSFRELLIADDTHHHVHAVSVTATSEGCVDPGALFDLLEDPPAGVYRLKGTVAVRYRDRARRYVVNVVGPSVHVAAGTPGSANVLVAIGTGFDVDAVRARVEAALRRCDKPVPTAGLRRLQRYRRLSA; this is translated from the coding sequence GTGTCGGCAATCCCGGTCATCGCGTTGACCGGCTATCTGGGTGCCGGCAAGACCAGCCTGCTCAACCATGTGTTGCGGGCACCCGATGCCCGGGTGGGCGTGGTGATCAACGACTTCGGTGAACTCAACGTCGACGCCGCGCTGGTGACCGGTCAGGTGGACGAACCGGCCTCGATCGCCGGCGGCTGCATCTGCTGCCTACCGGACGAAGGCGGACTCGACGCCGCGCTGGAGAAACTGGCCGACCCGAAGCTGGGGCTGGACGCGATCATCGTCGAGGCGAGCGGTCTGGCCGACCCTGTCGCGGTCTCGCGGATCATCCGCTTCAGCGGCGTGGACCGGGTACGCCCCGGCGGGGTGGTCGACGTCATCGACGCCGCCATGCACTTCGACACCGTCGACCGCGGCGGCGCACCGCCCGCCCGCTACGCCGCGGCGTCGCTGGTGGTGGTCAACAAACTCGACCAGATCCCCGACGACGACCGTGCCGCCGCCCTCGAGCGCATCGAATCCCGGGTCCGGGAACGGCATCCGGAGGCGCACATCGTCGGCGCCGTCGGCGGCCGGGTCGACCCGGCTCTGCTCTACGACGTCGCCGACACCGAACTCGCCACCGGGCAGCTGTCCTTCCGCGAACTGCTGATCGCCGACGACACCCACCATCACGTGCACGCGGTGTCGGTGACGGCGACCAGCGAGGGGTGCGTCGATCCCGGCGCGCTGTTCGACCTGCTCGAGGATCCGCCCGCGGGGGTGTACCGGCTCAAGGGCACGGTCGCCGTCCGCTATCGGGACCGGGCCCGCCGCTACGTCGTCAACGTCGTCGGGCCGTCGGTCCACGTCGCGGCCGGGACGCCGGGCTCGGCGAACGTCCTGGTGGCGATCGGCACCGGATTCGACGTCGACGCGGTCCGTGCGCGCGTCGAGGCGGCGTTGCGTCGGTGCGACAAGCCGGTGCCGACGGCGGGGCTGCGCCGCCTGCAGCGGTACCGGCGGCTCAGCGCCTAG
- a CDS encoding 4Fe-4S dicluster domain-containing protein: MRENSFYGPLEDPAGDAGYSEHPQRVGFFTDTSVCIGCKACEVACKEWNEVPVSGEGDGFNLLGMSFDNTGELGANSWRHVAFIEQPVPQRETVDLGMPDIGGAGIDMVGERPDFRWLMSSDVCKHCTHAGCLDVCPTGALFRTEFSTVVVQQDICNGCGYCVSGCPYGVIERREGDGRAWKCTLCYDRLHDGLEPACAKACPTDSIQFGPLDELRERAALRVEQLHERGVSEARLYGHDPNDGVGGDGAFFLLLDEPEVYGLPPDPVVPTRDAAAMWRYAGMAASALVGIAVSAFTRRS, translated from the coding sequence ATGCGCGAGAACAGCTTCTACGGTCCGCTCGAGGATCCGGCCGGTGACGCGGGATATTCGGAGCACCCGCAGCGGGTCGGGTTCTTCACCGACACCTCGGTGTGCATCGGCTGCAAAGCCTGCGAGGTCGCGTGCAAAGAGTGGAACGAGGTGCCCGTCTCAGGGGAAGGGGACGGGTTCAACCTGCTGGGCATGTCGTTCGACAACACCGGTGAACTGGGTGCGAACTCATGGCGGCACGTGGCGTTCATCGAACAGCCGGTCCCCCAACGCGAAACGGTCGATCTCGGCATGCCCGACATCGGCGGTGCGGGCATCGACATGGTGGGCGAGCGGCCCGACTTCCGGTGGCTGATGTCCTCCGACGTCTGCAAGCACTGCACGCACGCGGGCTGCCTCGACGTGTGCCCGACCGGCGCGCTGTTCCGCACCGAGTTCTCGACCGTCGTTGTGCAGCAGGACATCTGCAATGGCTGCGGGTACTGCGTCTCGGGCTGCCCGTACGGGGTGATCGAACGGCGCGAGGGCGACGGTCGGGCGTGGAAGTGCACGCTGTGCTACGACCGGCTGCACGACGGACTCGAACCCGCGTGCGCCAAGGCCTGCCCGACCGATTCGATCCAGTTCGGCCCGCTCGACGAACTGCGGGAACGCGCGGCGCTGCGGGTCGAGCAGCTGCACGAGCGCGGGGTGAGCGAGGCCCGGCTGTACGGCCATGACCCGAACGACGGGGTGGGCGGTGACGGCGCCTTCTTCCTGCTGCTCGACGAACCGGAAGTGTATGGGCTGCCGCCGGATCCGGTGGTCCCCACCCGTGACGCCGCCGCGATGTGGCGGTATGCGGGGATGGCGGCGTCGGCCCTGGTCGGTATCGCGGTCTCGGCCTTCACGAGGCGCTCATGA
- the nrfD gene encoding NrfD/PsrC family molybdoenzyme membrane anchor subunit — protein MKERLAVPKAEFRSYYGRQILKTPVWNWMIAAYLFSGGLSAGSAMLGAGADLTGRPGLRKVSRIGSLVSLVASMYFLIGDLGRPERFHHMLRVAKPSSPMSMGTWILGAYGPGAGVAAVAEVAELMPARLRRTRLGRLLGWAARPAGLEAAVVAPGVASYTAVLLSHSAVPAWNEAHPYLPFVFTGSAAASGGGLGMLLAPLDESGPARRMAVAGAALEVAASRTMERRLGVVGEAYTTGRAHRLRQWSEVLTLGGVAGAVIGRNRAVLAVSGAALLAGSALQRFGVFEAGVESTRDPKYVVVPQRERLAAGEPARAR, from the coding sequence ATGAAGGAGCGCCTGGCCGTACCGAAGGCCGAGTTCCGCTCCTATTACGGTCGGCAGATCCTCAAGACGCCGGTCTGGAACTGGATGATCGCCGCCTATCTGTTCTCCGGCGGACTGTCGGCCGGCTCGGCGATGCTGGGCGCCGGCGCCGATCTGACGGGTAGGCCCGGGCTGCGGAAGGTCTCCCGGATCGGCTCGCTGGTCAGTCTCGTGGCGAGCATGTACTTCCTGATCGGCGACCTCGGCCGGCCCGAACGGTTCCACCACATGCTGCGGGTGGCGAAACCGAGTTCGCCGATGAGCATGGGCACGTGGATCCTGGGCGCGTACGGCCCCGGCGCCGGGGTGGCCGCGGTGGCCGAGGTGGCCGAGTTGATGCCCGCGCGGCTGCGGCGGACGCGGCTGGGGCGGTTGCTCGGATGGGCGGCGCGGCCCGCCGGTCTGGAGGCGGCGGTCGTGGCGCCCGGCGTCGCGTCGTACACCGCGGTCCTGTTGTCGCACTCCGCCGTTCCGGCCTGGAACGAGGCCCACCCGTACCTGCCGTTCGTGTTCACCGGTTCGGCGGCGGCCAGCGGCGGCGGGCTGGGCATGCTGCTGGCGCCGCTCGACGAATCGGGCCCGGCCCGCCGGATGGCGGTCGCGGGTGCGGCACTCGAGGTGGCGGCATCGCGGACGATGGAGCGCCGGCTCGGCGTCGTCGGCGAGGCCTACACCACCGGTAGGGCGCACCGCCTGCGGCAGTGGTCGGAGGTGCTCACCCTCGGCGGCGTGGCCGGCGCGGTGATCGGCCGGAACCGGGCCGTGCTGGCCGTCTCGGGGGCGGCGCTGCTCGCCGGGAGCGCGCTGCAGCGCTTCGGGGTGTTCGAGGCCGGTGTGGAGTCGACGAGAGACCCGAAATACGTCGTGGTGCCGCAACGGGAGCGGCTCGCCGCCGGTGAGCCTGCGCGCGCCCGCTGA
- a CDS encoding TVP38/TMEM64 family protein: MTSRRRHIARLAVFAALVFGLFYLVAVERVIEVDAVRDAVAATGPVAPLTYVVVSATLGALFVPGPLLAGGSGLLFGPVLGTFVTLGATVGTAVVASLVGRRAGRDSARALLGPERAELLDTQIERRGLWAVVGQRFIPGISDALASYAFGAFGVPLWQMAVGAFIGSVPRAFVYTALGASIGDLSSPLAYTAIGIWVVTAVVGAFAAHRGYRSWRRRRP; encoded by the coding sequence GTGACCTCCCGGCGGCGCCACATCGCGCGGCTGGCCGTCTTCGCCGCGCTGGTGTTCGGCCTGTTCTATCTGGTGGCGGTGGAGCGGGTGATCGAGGTGGACGCGGTCCGCGACGCGGTCGCCGCGACCGGGCCCGTCGCCCCGCTCACCTACGTCGTGGTGTCGGCGACACTCGGTGCGCTGTTCGTACCCGGTCCGCTGCTGGCGGGCGGCAGCGGTCTGCTGTTCGGTCCGGTGCTCGGCACGTTCGTGACGCTGGGCGCGACGGTCGGCACGGCGGTCGTTGCCAGCCTCGTGGGGCGGCGGGCCGGACGGGACAGCGCCCGCGCGCTGCTGGGACCCGAGCGGGCGGAGCTACTCGACACGCAGATCGAACGGCGCGGCCTGTGGGCGGTGGTGGGACAGCGGTTCATCCCCGGCATCTCGGACGCGCTGGCCTCGTATGCGTTCGGCGCGTTCGGGGTTCCGCTGTGGCAGATGGCGGTCGGGGCGTTCATCGGTTCGGTGCCGCGGGCGTTCGTCTACACGGCATTGGGTGCGTCGATCGGCGACCTGTCGTCGCCGCTGGCCTACACGGCGATCGGCATCTGGGTGGTGACCGCGGTGGTGGGCGCCTTCGCCGCGCACCGCGGTTACCGGAGCTGGCGCAGGCGCCGGCCGTAG